From a region of the Coprococcus comes ATCC 27758 genome:
- the buk gene encoding butyrate kinase, producing MSYKILVINPGSTSTKIGVYEDETLLFEETLRHSTEEIAKYATIVDQKDFRKELIVDILAKNSFDIKSLNVVVGRGGLLKPIPGGTYPVSDALLADLKAGVQGQHASNLGGILAREIGDEIGVPSYIVDPVVVDEMEPVARYSGIPELPRISIFHALNQKAVAKRYAKEQNVSYDSLNLVVVHMGGGVSVGAHKNGKVVDVNNTLDGDGPFSPERSGGVPAGALVKMCFSGQYTQAEVYKKINGKGGLNGYLGTNNMRDVAERAFEKGDKEAAGVFHAFTYQVAKEVGAMAAVLNGKVDQILLTGGIAYSDYVTSEIKEKVGFIAPITVYPGEDELLALAQGALRVLNGEEKPLVY from the coding sequence ATGAGCTATAAAATTTTAGTAATCAACCCGGGATCTACTTCTACCAAGATCGGTGTGTACGAAGACGAAACTTTGTTATTCGAAGAAACACTCCGTCATTCCACCGAAGAGATTGCAAAATATGCAACCATCGTTGACCAGAAAGATTTCCGTAAAGAACTGATCGTAGATATTCTCGCAAAGAACAGCTTCGACATCAAATCTCTGAATGTTGTAGTAGGACGAGGCGGACTTTTAAAACCGATCCCAGGTGGAACCTATCCAGTATCTGACGCACTTCTTGCTGACTTAAAAGCAGGTGTGCAAGGACAGCATGCATCGAACCTTGGAGGCATCCTTGCCCGCGAAATCGGTGATGAGATCGGAGTTCCTTCTTACATTGTTGACCCGGTTGTTGTCGATGAGATGGAACCTGTTGCAAGATATTCCGGAATCCCGGAACTTCCGCGTATCAGTATCTTCCATGCACTGAATCAGAAAGCTGTCGCAAAACGCTACGCCAAAGAACAGAATGTATCTTATGATTCCCTGAATCTTGTAGTTGTACACATGGGCGGCGGTGTATCTGTCGGTGCTCATAAAAATGGCAAAGTTGTCGATGTCAACAACACGCTTGACGGAGACGGACCTTTCTCACCGGAACGTTCCGGCGGTGTACCGGCAGGCGCACTCGTAAAAATGTGTTTCTCCGGTCAGTACACACAGGCTGAAGTATATAAAAAGATCAACGGGAAAGGCGGTCTTAACGGATACCTTGGAACCAACAACATGCGCGACGTTGCAGAACGTGCCTTTGAAAAGGGTGACAAAGAAGCAGCCGGTGTATTCCACGCATTCACTTACCAGGTTGCCAAAGAAGTCGGCGCCATGGCAGCCGTACTTAACGGCAAAGTAGACCAGATCCTTCTCACCGGCGGTATCGCATACAGCGATTATGTAACATCCGAGATCAAGGAAAAAGTCGGATTCATCGCCCCGATCACCGTCTACCCGGGTGAAGATGAACTCCTCGCCCTCGCTCAAGGCGCTCTCCGTGTATTAAACGGCGAAGAAAAACCTCTGGTATATTAA
- the ptb gene encoding phosphate butyryltransferase, with protein MSKSFEELISKANQKTLKKVSVSNAQDEPVLQAVKAAKEQNIATAILVGDEAKIREIAASIDMDLTDFEIINEPDTEAAALKAVELVHNGKADILLKGLLETKTFLKSVLNKEVGLRTGKMLSHVCVFEIEGINRLLFFTDVAFNTYPTLADKVNIINNAVEVAHACGIECPKVAPLCAVETVNPKMQPTVDADNLTKMYEGGDFKGCQIYGPLSMDLAIDPEAAVHKGVTNPVAGHADILLFPNIDAGNITYKILVRTAKVKIGNVLVGTSAPVVLTSRSDDFQTKLNSIALATVIAGSITD; from the coding sequence ATGAGCAAAAGTTTTGAAGAATTAATCTCAAAAGCAAATCAAAAAACCTTAAAGAAAGTCTCTGTTTCCAACGCACAGGATGAGCCGGTACTGCAGGCTGTCAAAGCTGCAAAAGAGCAAAATATCGCAACAGCCATCCTTGTCGGTGATGAAGCCAAGATCCGCGAGATTGCCGCTTCTATTGATATGGATCTGACAGATTTCGAGATCATCAATGAGCCTGATACCGAAGCAGCTGCATTAAAGGCTGTTGAGCTTGTACACAACGGCAAAGCTGATATCCTTTTAAAAGGATTGCTTGAAACAAAGACATTCTTAAAGAGCGTATTGAATAAAGAAGTCGGACTTCGTACCGGAAAGATGCTGTCTCATGTATGCGTATTTGAGATTGAAGGCATTAACCGTCTTCTGTTCTTCACAGACGTAGCTTTCAATACATATCCAACCCTTGCAGATAAAGTCAATATCATCAACAATGCAGTAGAAGTCGCACATGCATGTGGCATCGAATGCCCGAAGGTTGCTCCTCTGTGTGCAGTTGAAACAGTGAATCCAAAGATGCAGCCAACAGTCGATGCCGATAATCTCACCAAGATGTACGAGGGTGGCGATTTCAAAGGATGCCAGATCTACGGACCACTTTCCATGGATCTTGCGATCGATCCGGAAGCAGCTGTTCACAAAGGTGTGACTAATCCAGTAGCCGGACATGCTGATATTCTCCTCTTCCCGAATATCGATGCAGGAAATATCACATATAAGATTCTTGTCCGCACTGCAAAGGTCAAGATCGGTAACGTACTTGTCGGAACAAGCGCTCCGGTTGTACTTACATCACGTTCTGATGATTTCCAGACAAAACTGAATTCTATCGCTCTTGCGACCGTAATCGCAGGATCGATCACAGACTAA
- a CDS encoding acetyl-CoA C-acetyltransferase codes for MAKKIVLAGACRTAIGSMGGALSTTPAPELGSIVIKEALNRAGVAPEQVDHVYMGCVIQAGLGQNVARQASLKAGLPVETPAVTVNVVCGSGLNCVNMAAQMIQAGDADIVVAGGMENMSMAPYALKNARYGYRMGNAPMIDTMVNDALWDAFNDYHMGITAENVAEQWGLTREQLDEFAAASQQKACAAIEAGKFKDEIVPVEVKKKKETIVVDTDEGPRPGTTAEGIARLRPAFKKDGIVTAANASSINDGAAAIVVMSEEKAKELGVTPMATWVAGALGGVDPSIMGVGPVAATNKVMAKTGLSVDDMDLIEANEAFAAQSLAVAHDLKFDMDKVNVNGGAIALGHPVGASGCRILVTLLHEMQKRDAKKGLATLCIGGGMGCATIVERD; via the coding sequence ATGGCAAAGAAAATCGTGTTAGCAGGTGCGTGTCGTACAGCAATCGGAAGTATGGGTGGAGCTCTTTCTACAACTCCGGCACCGGAATTAGGATCTATCGTTATCAAAGAAGCTTTAAATAGAGCAGGTGTTGCTCCGGAACAGGTTGATCATGTATATATGGGTTGTGTAATCCAGGCAGGTCTTGGACAGAACGTTGCACGTCAGGCTTCTTTAAAAGCAGGTCTTCCGGTCGAGACACCGGCAGTTACGGTTAACGTTGTTTGCGGATCCGGACTTAACTGTGTGAACATGGCTGCACAGATGATCCAGGCAGGAGATGCTGATATCGTTGTAGCAGGCGGTATGGAAAATATGTCTATGGCTCCATATGCACTGAAAAACGCACGTTATGGATACAGAATGGGTAATGCACCGATGATCGATACAATGGTAAATGACGCACTTTGGGATGCATTCAATGACTATCACATGGGAATCACTGCTGAGAATGTAGCAGAACAGTGGGGACTCACAAGAGAACAGCTTGATGAATTTGCAGCAGCAAGCCAGCAGAAAGCCTGCGCAGCAATCGAAGCAGGAAAATTCAAAGATGAGATTGTTCCTGTAGAAGTGAAGAAGAAAAAAGAAACCATCGTAGTTGATACAGATGAAGGACCGCGTCCGGGAACAACAGCAGAAGGAATCGCAAGACTTCGTCCGGCATTCAAAAAAGATGGTATTGTAACAGCAGCAAATGCTTCCAGCATCAATGACGGAGCAGCAGCAATCGTTGTTATGAGTGAAGAAAAAGCAAAAGAGCTCGGCGTTACACCGATGGCAACATGGGTAGCAGGAGCACTCGGCGGAGTAGATCCATCTATCATGGGTGTTGGACCGGTTGCAGCTACGAATAAAGTAATGGCTAAGACAGGGCTTTCTGTAGATGATATGGATCTGATCGAAGCAAACGAAGCTTTCGCAGCACAGTCACTTGCAGTAGCACATGATCTGAAATTCGACATGGATAAAGTAAATGTAAACGGTGGAGCAATTGCTCTCGGACATCCAGTAGGAGCTTCAGGATGCCGTATCCTTGTTACACTTCTTCATGAGATGCAGAAACGTGATGCAAAGAAAGGTCTTGCAACACTTTGTATCGGTGGCGGAATGGGATGCGCTACAATCGTAGAACGTGATTAA
- a CDS encoding enoyl-CoA hydratase-related protein, whose protein sequence is MEFITYEVEGQVGIITINRPKALNALNSAVLDELDATIDGVDLDAVRCLILTGAGEKSFVAGADIAEMSTLTKEEGEAFGKKGNDIFRKIETLPIPVIAAVNGFALGGGCEISMSCDIRICSDNAVFGQPEVGLGITPGFGGTQRLARLVGPGMAKQMIYTARNIKADEAYRIGLVNAVYPQEELMPAAKKMAAGIAKNAPIAVRHCKQAINEGLEKGMDEAIVVEEKLFGGCFESYDQKEGMAAFLEKRKVEAFLNK, encoded by the coding sequence ATGGAATTTATTACATATGAAGTAGAAGGACAGGTTGGAATTATTACCATTAACCGTCCAAAGGCACTGAACGCACTGAATAGTGCAGTTCTTGATGAACTTGATGCAACGATCGACGGTGTTGATCTTGATGCAGTCAGATGCCTGATCCTTACAGGAGCAGGAGAAAAATCTTTTGTAGCCGGTGCAGATATCGCTGAGATGAGTACTCTTACAAAAGAAGAGGGAGAAGCTTTTGGAAAGAAAGGAAATGATATTTTCCGTAAGATCGAAACACTTCCGATTCCGGTAATCGCAGCAGTTAATGGATTCGCTCTTGGTGGCGGATGTGAAATCTCCATGAGCTGTGATATCCGTATCTGTTCAGACAATGCAGTATTCGGACAGCCGGAGGTTGGCCTTGGAATTACACCTGGATTTGGTGGAACACAGAGACTTGCAAGACTTGTCGGACCTGGTATGGCAAAGCAGATGATCTACACTGCAAGAAATATCAAAGCTGACGAAGCTTACAGAATCGGTCTTGTAAATGCCGTATATCCGCAGGAAGAACTGATGCCGGCAGCAAAGAAGATGGCAGCAGGCATTGCAAAGAATGCACCGATCGCAGTAAGACACTGCAAACAGGCAATCAATGAAGGTCTTGAAAAGGGAATGGATGAGGCAATCGTAGTAGAAGAAAAACTCTTCGGCGGATGCTTTGAATCCTACGACCAGAAAGAAGGAATGGCAGCATTCCTTGAAAAGAGAAAAGTAGAAGCTTTCCTTAATAAATAA
- a CDS encoding 3-hydroxyacyl-CoA dehydrogenase family protein, translating into MKVGIIGAGTMGQGIAKAFAQVDGYEVALCDIKQEWAEGGKAKIAKGYDRLVQKGKLTQEAVDAILAKITPGLKEDLCADCDLIVEAAFENMEVKKTTFSELDKIAKPECIFASNTSSLSITEIGNGLTRPMIGMHFFNPADRMKLVEVIAGVNTPAETVDAIKKIAEEIGKTPVQVNEAAGFVVNRILVPMINEAAFIKMEGVSDIAGIDAAMKLGANHPMGPLELGDFIGLDICLAIMDVLYAETGDSKYRACPLLRKMVRGGNLGVKSGKGFYVYNADRTKTPVDAQ; encoded by the coding sequence ATGAAAGTAGGAATTATTGGCGCAGGAACAATGGGACAGGGCATTGCAAAGGCATTTGCTCAGGTAGATGGATATGAAGTAGCACTCTGTGACATCAAACAGGAATGGGCAGAAGGCGGAAAAGCTAAAATCGCTAAAGGCTATGACAGACTTGTTCAGAAAGGAAAATTAACTCAGGAAGCAGTTGATGCAATTCTTGCAAAAATTACTCCGGGACTCAAAGAAGATCTCTGCGCAGATTGTGATCTGATCGTAGAAGCAGCATTTGAGAACATGGAAGTTAAGAAAACTACATTCAGTGAACTTGATAAGATCGCAAAACCTGAATGCATTTTTGCATCAAATACCTCCAGCCTTTCTATCACAGAAATCGGCAACGGACTTACCCGTCCAATGATCGGTATGCATTTCTTCAACCCGGCAGACCGTATGAAATTAGTAGAAGTGATCGCAGGCGTAAATACACCGGCTGAAACTGTAGATGCAATCAAGAAGATTGCAGAAGAAATCGGAAAGACACCTGTACAGGTTAATGAAGCAGCAGGTTTCGTAGTAAACCGTATCCTTGTTCCGATGATCAATGAAGCAGCTTTCATCAAGATGGAAGGTGTATCTGACATCGCAGGAATCGATGCAGCAATGAAGCTTGGTGCAAACCATCCAATGGGACCTCTGGAGCTTGGTGATTTCATCGGACTTGATATCTGCCTTGCTATCATGGATGTACTTTATGCAGAAACAGGCGACAGCAAATATCGTGCATGCCCGCTGCTTCGTAAGATGGTCCGTGGTGGAAACCTTGGAGTTAAGAGCGGAAAAGGATTCTATGTATACAATGCAGACCGCACAAAAACTCCGGTTGATGCACAGTAA
- a CDS encoding acyl-CoA dehydrogenase, with amino-acid sequence MDFGLDKKHEMARTLFKEFAENEVKPLAQEVDETEVFPRATVEKMAKYGFLGIPVPKEYEGQGCDPLTYVMCVEELAKVCATTSVIVSAHTSLCIDPILTYGTPEQKAKYVPDLASGRKLGAFGLTEPGAGTDAQGQQTKAVLDGDEWVLNGSKCFITNGKEADVYIIIAVTGIVEKRGRKMKEISAFIVEKDTPGFTFGTKEKKMGIRGSSTYELIFEDCRIPKENLLGAQGKGFGIAMHTLDGGRIGIAAQALGIAEGALDRTIAYVKERKQFGRTIGQFQNTQFQLADMATKVEAAKMMVYKAAMAKATQKVYSVEAAQAKLYAAEVAMEVTTKAVQLHGGYGYIREYDVERMMRDAKITEIYEGTSEVQRMVISGNLLK; translated from the coding sequence ATGGATTTCGGATTAGATAAGAAACACGAAATGGCGAGAACTCTGTTTAAAGAATTCGCAGAAAACGAAGTAAAACCACTTGCACAGGAAGTGGACGAGACAGAAGTTTTCCCAAGAGCAACAGTTGAAAAAATGGCGAAATATGGATTTCTTGGTATTCCGGTACCGAAGGAATACGAAGGACAGGGATGCGATCCCCTGACATACGTAATGTGTGTAGAAGAACTTGCAAAGGTTTGTGCTACAACATCTGTAATTGTATCTGCACATACCTCCCTTTGTATTGACCCGATCCTGACATACGGAACACCGGAACAGAAAGCAAAATATGTTCCGGATCTTGCATCAGGAAGAAAGCTTGGAGCTTTCGGTCTTACAGAACCAGGAGCAGGTACAGATGCACAGGGACAGCAGACGAAGGCTGTTCTCGACGGAGATGAATGGGTATTAAACGGATCAAAATGCTTTATCACAAACGGTAAAGAAGCAGATGTTTACATCATTATCGCCGTAACAGGTATTGTTGAAAAACGTGGCAGAAAGATGAAAGAGATTTCTGCATTCATCGTAGAGAAAGACACTCCGGGATTCACATTCGGAACCAAAGAGAAGAAGATGGGTATCCGTGGATCTTCAACATACGAGCTTATTTTTGAAGACTGCCGTATTCCAAAAGAAAATCTCCTTGGAGCACAGGGCAAGGGGTTCGGTATCGCTATGCATACTCTTGATGGCGGACGTATCGGTATTGCCGCTCAGGCTCTTGGAATCGCTGAAGGCGCACTTGACAGAACAATCGCATATGTAAAAGAAAGAAAACAGTTCGGACGCACGATTGGTCAGTTCCAGAATACACAGTTCCAGCTTGCAGATATGGCTACAAAGGTAGAGGCTGCAAAGATGATGGTATACAAAGCTGCCATGGCAAAAGCTACACAGAAAGTTTACTCTGTCGAAGCTGCACAGGCTAAGCTTTATGCAGCAGAAGTAGCGATGGAAGTTACTACAAAGGCTGTTCAGTTACATGGTGGATACGGATACATCAGAGAATACGATGTAGAACGTATGATGCGTGACGCAAAGATTACAGAAATCTACGAAGGAACTTCAGAAGTTCAGCGTATGGTTATTTCTGGAAACTTATTGAAATAG
- a CDS encoding electron transfer flavoprotein subunit beta/FixA family protein, with the protein MKIVVCVKQVPDTKGGVQFNPDGTLNRAAMLAIMNPDDKAGLEAALRLKDQYGAEVTVLTMGLPKAADVLREALAMGADKAILVTDRVLGGADTWATSSTIAAALRKLDYDLIITGRQAIDGDTAQVGPQISEHLDIPVISYAQDIKVEGDSVIVQRQFEDRYHVLKAKMPCLITALSELNEPRYMTPGGIFDACDAEITTWGRADLTTLDDANIGLAGSPTKIAKASDKVRKGAGEKVTLDPEEAVSYLMGKLTEKHII; encoded by the coding sequence GTGAAGATAGTTGTTTGTGTAAAACAGGTACCGGATACAAAAGGCGGAGTTCAGTTTAATCCGGACGGTACACTTAACAGAGCTGCAATGCTTGCAATTATGAACCCGGATGACAAAGCAGGTCTTGAGGCCGCACTTAGATTAAAAGACCAGTATGGAGCAGAAGTAACTGTACTTACAATGGGACTTCCAAAAGCAGCCGATGTGCTTCGTGAAGCACTTGCAATGGGAGCTGATAAAGCAATTCTTGTAACAGACAGAGTACTTGGAGGAGCTGATACATGGGCTACATCAAGCACCATCGCAGCAGCACTCCGTAAACTCGATTATGACCTGATCATCACAGGACGTCAGGCAATCGATGGTGATACAGCACAGGTTGGACCGCAGATTTCCGAACATCTGGACATCCCGGTAATCTCTTATGCACAGGATATCAAAGTAGAAGGCGACAGCGTGATCGTACAGCGTCAGTTCGAAGACAGATATCATGTACTGAAAGCAAAAATGCCTTGCCTTATCACTGCACTTTCAGAATTAAATGAACCACGTTATATGACACCAGGCGGAATCTTCGATGCTTGTGATGCTGAGATCACAACATGGGGAAGAGCAGATCTTACTACCTTGGATGATGCAAATATCGGTCTTGCAGGATCACCTACAAAGATTGCGAAAGCATCTGACAAAGTAAGAAAAGGGGCAGGAGAAAAAGTTACTCTTGATCCGGAAGAAGCAGTATCTTACCTGATGGGAAAATTAACAGAGAAACATATCATTTAA
- a CDS encoding electron transfer flavoprotein subunit alpha/FixB family protein, protein MNLEEYKGVYVFAEQVDNKLSGIAFELLGKAKDLAADLNAEVAAVLIGSDVKGLADELAAYGADKVIVVDDPELKEYRTEPYAHALASVIEKYKPEIMLVGATAIGRDLGPRVSARVQTGLTADCTQLEIGDFPINPVAGKEQKHNQLLMTRPAFGGNTIATIACPDNRPQMATVRPGVMQKIAKIEGAKANVEEFNPGFTPDNKYVEIMEVVKSVSETVDIMDAKILVSGGRGVGSAENFKILEDLAEALGGEVSCSRAVVDNGWKPKDLQVGQTGKTVRPQVYFAIGISGAIQHVAGMEESDLIIAINKDETAPIFDVADYGIVGDLNKIVPELTKQIKEAVAAKK, encoded by the coding sequence ATGAACTTAGAAGAATATAAGGGAGTATATGTCTTTGCTGAACAGGTAGACAACAAACTGAGCGGAATCGCATTTGAACTTCTTGGAAAAGCAAAAGACCTTGCAGCAGACTTAAATGCAGAAGTAGCAGCCGTTCTGATCGGTTCTGACGTAAAAGGACTTGCAGATGAGCTTGCAGCATACGGAGCAGATAAAGTAATCGTAGTAGATGATCCGGAACTGAAAGAATATAGAACAGAGCCATACGCACATGCACTGGCATCTGTTATCGAAAAATATAAACCGGAGATCATGTTAGTCGGCGCAACTGCAATCGGACGTGATCTTGGTCCTAGAGTATCCGCAAGAGTACAGACAGGTCTTACAGCAGACTGTACACAGCTTGAGATCGGTGATTTCCCGATCAACCCGGTAGCAGGAAAAGAGCAGAAGCACAATCAGCTTCTTATGACTCGTCCGGCATTTGGTGGAAACACGATCGCTACCATCGCCTGCCCGGATAACCGCCCGCAGATGGCAACCGTTCGTCCTGGTGTTATGCAGAAGATCGCTAAGATCGAAGGTGCAAAGGCAAATGTAGAAGAGTTTAATCCAGGATTTACACCGGATAATAAATACGTTGAGATTATGGAAGTTGTCAAATCTGTATCTGAGACGGTTGATATCATGGATGCCAAGATTCTTGTATCCGGTGGACGTGGAGTCGGAAGTGCAGAAAACTTCAAGATCCTGGAAGATCTTGCAGAAGCACTTGGCGGAGAAGTAAGCTGCTCACGTGCAGTTGTAGATAATGGCTGGAAACCAAAAGATCTTCAGGTAGGACAGACAGGAAAGACAGTTCGTCCTCAGGTATATTTTGCAATCGGTATTTCCGGAGCGATCCAGCATGTAGCAGGTATGGAAGAATCTGATCTGATCATTGCAATCAACAAAGATGAGACAGCTCCGATCTTTGATGTAGCTGACTATGGTATCGTTGGAGATCTGAATAAGATCGTACCAGAACTTACCAAACAGATCAAAGAAGCAGTTGCTGCTAAAAAATAA
- a CDS encoding FtsW/RodA/SpoVE family cell cycle protein, translating into MAQRIKSRRRKAVKKQAVHYFDYSLLAIIIFLMCFGLVMLYSISSYEARTEYGDGMYFLKRQGLIGLGSIVVMMWVSRLDYHMFSKYAAMSYWGSMLLLALVKFTPLGIEVNGARRWFRLPANQSFQPAEIMKIAVIIFIPYLICRMGNKVHTLKGSLGVVEWGGLAALGVYVLTDNLSSAIIVMGISCCILFVVHKKQKIFLWIAGGGLAVFVAGSYILGRLLENSTSFRLRRIIAWLNPEKYASTISFQTVQGLYAIGSGGFFGKGLGNGVQKTVIPEVQNDMILSAICEELGVFGAIIILVLFGLLIYRLLFIAQNAPDLYGALIMTGIMSHIAIQVILNVMVVTNMMPNTGITLPFISYGGTSILFLMIEMGMALGISRRIKLEG; encoded by the coding sequence ATGGCACAAAGAATTAAAAGCAGACGAAGGAAGGCTGTAAAAAAGCAGGCGGTTCATTATTTTGATTACAGTCTTCTGGCGATTATTATATTTCTGATGTGTTTTGGACTGGTAATGCTATACAGTATCAGTTCCTATGAAGCACGAACGGAATACGGAGATGGGATGTACTTCCTGAAAAGGCAGGGCCTCATCGGACTTGGAAGTATTGTTGTGATGATGTGGGTTTCTCGCCTGGATTATCATATGTTTTCCAAATATGCAGCAATGAGCTACTGGGGATCCATGCTTCTTCTTGCACTTGTTAAATTTACACCACTTGGTATTGAGGTAAATGGTGCACGAAGATGGTTCCGGCTTCCGGCTAACCAGTCATTCCAGCCGGCAGAGATTATGAAGATCGCTGTGATCATATTTATCCCATACCTGATCTGCAGAATGGGGAATAAAGTACACACCCTGAAAGGATCGCTGGGAGTTGTGGAGTGGGGAGGTTTGGCAGCACTGGGAGTTTATGTGCTGACTGATAATCTAAGCTCTGCGATCATTGTAATGGGAATTTCCTGCTGTATCCTTTTTGTCGTACATAAGAAGCAGAAGATTTTTCTGTGGATTGCAGGCGGCGGGCTGGCTGTTTTTGTGGCGGGATCATATATCCTCGGAAGACTTCTTGAGAACAGCACCAGCTTCCGACTCAGACGTATCATTGCCTGGCTGAATCCGGAAAAATATGCGTCAACGATTTCTTTCCAGACGGTACAGGGACTATATGCGATCGGATCAGGTGGCTTTTTCGGGAAAGGACTGGGAAATGGTGTGCAAAAGACGGTAATACCGGAAGTGCAGAACGACATGATCCTGTCAGCAATCTGTGAAGAGCTTGGGGTGTTTGGAGCAATCATTATCCTGGTTTTGTTCGGTCTTTTGATCTACAGACTGCTTTTTATTGCACAGAACGCACCTGATCTGTATGGAGCACTGATTATGACAGGGATTATGTCACATATCGCGATCCAGGTAATTCTCAATGTTATGGTAGTTACGAACATGATGCCGAATACCGGAATTACATTGCCTTTTATCAGTTATGGTGGTACATCCATCCTGTTCCTGATGATAGAAATGGGAATGGCACTTGGAATTTCCAGAAGAATTAAACTGGAAGGGTAA
- a CDS encoding DegV family protein has protein sequence MSYKVIVDSCGELTAEMKASGRFETASLGLEVGDCHIIDDESFNQAEFLKNVAECPTCPKSSCPSPETFMEGYHCDAEHVYAVTLSSELSGSYNSAVLGKNLYEEEYGEKDIYVFNSKSASVGQTLIGMKIAQCEERGMTFKEVVAAVEAYIEEQHTYFVLETLETLRKNGRLTGLKAIAATVLNIKPVMGATPKGEICQLGQARGIKKALKNMVDCVIADLKDPESKVLAISHCNCPQRAQDVKKMLEERVKLKDIIILDTRGVSSMYANDGGVIIAV, from the coding sequence ATGAGTTATAAAGTGATTGTGGACAGCTGTGGAGAATTGACAGCAGAGATGAAAGCTTCAGGTCGGTTTGAGACAGCATCACTGGGACTGGAGGTTGGAGATTGTCATATAATTGATGATGAATCTTTCAATCAGGCTGAATTTTTGAAGAACGTAGCTGAATGCCCGACATGTCCAAAGTCAAGTTGTCCGTCTCCGGAGACGTTTATGGAAGGATATCACTGTGATGCGGAGCATGTATACGCTGTTACGTTGTCTTCTGAACTGAGCGGTTCTTATAACAGTGCCGTACTGGGCAAGAATTTATATGAAGAAGAATATGGTGAGAAAGATATTTATGTGTTCAACTCAAAATCTGCATCAGTAGGACAGACGCTCATCGGGATGAAGATTGCGCAGTGTGAAGAGCGGGGCATGACATTTAAGGAAGTGGTAGCTGCTGTAGAAGCATATATTGAAGAGCAGCACACATATTTTGTTCTTGAGACGCTTGAGACTCTTCGTAAGAATGGAAGACTTACAGGATTAAAAGCAATTGCGGCAACAGTATTGAATATTAAGCCGGTGATGGGGGCTACTCCGAAGGGAGAGATTTGTCAGTTGGGTCAGGCGCGCGGAATTAAAAAAGCACTTAAGAATATGGTGGATTGTGTGATTGCAGATCTGAAAGATCCAGAGAGCAAGGTACTTGCAATTTCGCATTGTAACTGCCCGCAGAGAGCACAGGATGTGAAGAAGATGCTGGAAGAACGTGTGAAATTAAAAGACATTATCATTCTGGATACCAGAGGTGTCAGTAGCATGTATGCGAATGATGGCGGAGTAATTATTGCAGTATAG
- the mraZ gene encoding division/cell wall cluster transcriptional repressor MraZ: MLTGEFNHSIDSKGRLIIPSKLRESLGEHFVITKGMDGCLFLYPDNEWKAFEEKLRTLPLTNKKARDFKRFFLGSATEGELDKQGRVLISSSLRAYADLEKEVVLAGVLDKVEIWSKEAWEARTADVEENIEDIASDMEDLGLSI, translated from the coding sequence ATGTTGACTGGAGAATTTAATCATAGTATTGATTCAAAAGGCAGGCTGATTATTCCTTCCAAATTACGAGAGAGTCTGGGAGAACATTTCGTAATTACGAAAGGGATGGACGGCTGCTTATTTCTGTATCCGGACAACGAATGGAAAGCCTTTGAAGAGAAGCTTAGAACTTTACCGCTTACAAACAAAAAAGCCAGAGACTTTAAGCGTTTCTTTCTTGGAAGTGCTACGGAAGGAGAACTTGACAAACAAGGGAGAGTTTTGATATCTTCTTCTCTTCGCGCTTATGCAGATCTTGAAAAAGAGGTTGTTCTAGCAGGTGTGCTGGACAAGGTCGAGATCTGGAGTAAAGAGGCGTGGGAAGCGCGTACAGCTGATGTTGAGGAAAATATCGAGGACATTGCAAGTGACATGGAAGATTTGGGACTTAGCATCTAA